The nucleotide window CCCTTCGCCTTCGGAGGCGGCCACGACCACATGAAGCCTTGACGCTTCAGGTCGGCGAGCAGGTTCATGATGGCGCGCTGGTCGCCCGGGGTACCGGACCCGACTACGATCTGTTTGGTAGAGTCCGGCGGCACAAAACTCGGATGGCCTTTCCCAGGTTCCTAGTTCTCAGCCCTGCTCCCAGGCTGCCTTCTTGATTTTCCGCAAGGTCCTTTTGACATGTATCACTTGACTATATCAAGGATAATCTACGTCCTGCCAGGACTTTGTCAAGGATTTTCTGGGTGGTCGCCCACGATAATCTCTGGATTCGGATTCGATTTAGCCAACTCAATGATTTCAAGTAATTGTGTGTACAGAACACGGCAAAACGTGTTCTTTCCTAACTCGAACGGCCTCCTCATTCTCAGGCCTATTCCCGCCGCACCACCTTGACCTCCTCCAAGACCTCCTCGTTAGACAGGAATCCCATCGGCACGAGGATGCGGACGGGGGCTCGTGCCCATAGAGGCAAACAGGGAGAACTAACTCGAAGGTAGCAGAGTGGTGGGGAGGGATAGACTAGAGGGTGCGGCCGACGGCCGCAGCTAGAGGCTCCAATTGCCGCATGAGGTCCGCGAACCGGGGCGGTGTCAGGGACTGCACCCCATCGGACAGGGCCTCCTCGGGTCGGGGATGGACCTCGACCATGAGGCCATCGGCCCCGGCGGCGATGGCAGCCCGGGCCATGGCCGTCACATAGTCCGAGTGGCCCGTGCCGTGGCTCGGGTCCACGATGACCGGCAGGTGGGTCATCTTCTGGAGAACCGGGACGGCGTTGAGGTCGAGGGTGAAACGGGTAGCCGTCTCAAAGGTCCGGATCCCGCGCTCGCAGAGGATGACGTCATAATTTCCGTGCGAGAGAACATACTCTGCCGACATCAACAGGTCCTGGATCGTGGCTGACATGCCGCGCTTGAGGAGGACTGGCTTTCGCGCCTCGCCGACTTTGTTCAAGAGGGCAAAGTTCATCATGTTGCGCGCCCCGATCTGGAGGATGTCGGCATAGCGAGCCACCAGCTCCACGTCTCGATCATTGAGGACCTCGGTGACAATTTTGAGCCCGGTCACCTGGCGGGCGAG belongs to Candidatus Methylomirabilota bacterium and includes:
- the aroF gene encoding 3-deoxy-7-phosphoheptulonate synthase; this translates as MIIVMQAGAPEEQLQEILRRVEELGYHAHVIRGTRRNVVGAVGDERGKAKLQQLEAVPGVENVVPILQPFKLASREFRSEKTVVKVGEIEIGADRLTVMAGPCSVESETQIVETAHVVKAAGATILRGGAFKPRTSPYSFQGLGEQGLELLALARQVTGLKIVTEVLNDRDVELVARYADILQIGARNMMNFALLNKVGEARKPVLLKRGMSATIQDLLMSAEYVLSHGNYDVILCERGIRTFETATRFTLDLNAVPVLQKMTHLPVIVDPSHGTGHSDYVTAMARAAIAAGADGLMVEVHPRPEEALSDGVQSLTPPRFADLMRQLEPLAAAVGRTL